The DNA sequence CCCCTCTACTTCCTTCGCTGCAAACCCACCAAGACCTTCCTAATGAGTaaaccaaaccccccccccccccccaaaaaaaaaaaaaagcaatttcTTATGTGTTTATAGTCCGAGGGACATACCCTCCAaacttttatttatgaaaatgtAAGCTTACAATCTAATGGAGAGAATTGTACCTAGTTACAAAGTACAGAACCCAAGTACAATCAATACAGAAtagatttctctctcttattcttaTGCTCTGCTTGGTTCTATATCTATGTATTTATTTTCTGGATCCGAGTGATGAAATCATTCATTTCAAGGGCAGAAGGTGATGAGGTAATTAGCACCGGTGCATGTGAATGTGCTTGTCTGATCATCATATGCATAGCTGTAGGCTTGAGGACACTGATTCTTAAAGATTTTGGAGTAGCTGGTGGGTGGGCAAGTCTTAGACGTATTATAGGCACCAGTGCAACAATACTGAGCACTTCCAAATGCATCGCACGCACTTTTGCAAGCAATCGTACTTCCATCAGACCCCTTCACACTCAACACGGATGGGCAAACCGAGTTGATATTAGCTGAACATCCCACTGTTTTGCAACTACCAGTTCCACCTTGTGGAGTCACCGAGAGTGGCAAGTTAAATCCATCAACTAGGCTGATATCATAGTATTCCTGGTTTGAACTACTACTCCCTATAGTGAATTCTGCCAAGGTGGCAGGTGGAGTCGCTCCCGCCCCATTGCATGCAACTTTACCGGAGCCACAGTCTGCGGTTTGACATTTAAAAGTTCCAGTTGAAGATGAGCAATATGTTCGACCCCAGAACCTGCCGGACCATCCAGAAGAGGCTTTTATTGAATTTGAAGCTCCAGAGGCCAATTCGAAACCAGTTGAAGAAAGTTGTGCACTGTTAGATCCCGCTAATGTCCCTGGCCAGACTGTATACCCACACTTGTTTTTGAACGTGAAGGTAACTGACAAGCCTCCTGCAAAGAAATAAATGTTAAAAACATTCTTAGCTAGCTTCAACCTTCAACAAGGATAATGGAGAAACCTaggggaaaataaataaaataaagatagaAAACCACATGAACAAACCTGAGACAAGGGCCAAGAGGAGGGCGAAGAGAAGTGGGGTGTGTACTCTAGACTCCATTGCTGCTTGTATCGAAATGGGAACCTGTTGGCTGTTACCCTTTCCCAACTCAAGgtgggtatttataggccaAGGTCCGTAACCTCTTTGCTAAGCAAGAAGCCTTAGCAGCCACAGGTTTTCCAGATGTTCATATGTCCGGCAATCAAGGGAGGCTGACCGACTTCAATTTTCTTCTTAGGATAGGATCGTCTAtgacttttcttcttttatctgTTAACCTCATTAGGATAATACGAAGGTTCAAAGAAACACGTACCATGTATCTAGAATTTGGAAATCCTATCCAAACTCAAGATATTATTTACACGAGTACATAGAGGCAGGAGAGTAAACGAATTAAGGATATTGTGGTAATTAAGTAAGGGTTTGCctagttgtaacctaggtaggttacaaaaggCTTGTAACCCACTTCTACTTACCAAAAAGTCCTGTAGTGTGAAAGAAATGATTGCTTCAAAgggattcaaaaagtaatttcatgtgtttatattctcaataaaaacttaaaagttaCTACACAactttttatgacaaagtgtttaaaaaataatagaaatggaattttatcctcaaacaGACCCATCACTGCGAATTGAAAtctaaaatctcaattcctcatctctctaaagtccaacatgggattgaaaaaaaaaaaaaattatactaaccttgggtgattgggtctattgctttgagTAAGGGTGTCCATTTTCAGTCCGAGCGGgttggactaatcaagagaaacgtgaaacaaacatttattgatttgagtttttatcaaattGGACCAAATCAAGCAAATCGAAACTGTAAAAAACCTTATGACAACTTAagaaaattactaaaagagaacatattacctacaagaggctattaagtcaactcaataaaaatcaatcggtctgaattgaaattgaactttgatttcagtttggtctaatactagataaaatctagatcaaaatgaccaaaatcggaaatggatcgaatcaatcacaaaaaccttATAATCAGACATTCTGAAATAGCCTAGATTGGTATTACTATGGTCGATTTCGATCGAAATTGatttattcaaccaatgattttaaactcgaaattgagtatcaaaacaatctctctagtgattccaattctaaattgaccattctagaactgccggAGTTGGATAGTTCACGACCAATTCTAATCCATATCGGCTAATACCAGcattttaactcaaaatcaaagagtaaattgGTCCCTAATGATTCCAGTCTAGATCAGATCCGAATCAGTCACAAAAAtgctagaattgacactaaattctaaaaaccaacaacccaatcccaaaaatcctagaaatGCCGCCATTCTATAATAATCTGAATTGGGGTTGATCCAAACTAGCCAAATCAACAAGgaattttaaacttggaattagagatcgaactgatcatggtttcaagtatcggtctgggaTCGATCGTATCGACTGAGACCGATCCTTGATCCggatcatttcaggggtaaaata is a window from the Macadamia integrifolia cultivar HAES 741 chromosome 5, SCU_Mint_v3, whole genome shotgun sequence genome containing:
- the LOC122078985 gene encoding thaumatin-like protein 1b translates to MESRVHTPLLFALLLALVSGGLSVTFTFKNKCGYTVWPGTLAGSNSAQLSSTGFELASGASNSIKASSGWSGRFWGRTYCSSSTGTFKCQTADCGSGKVACNGAGATPPATLAEFTIGSSSSNQEYYDISLVDGFNLPLSVTPQGGTGSCKTVGCSANINSVCPSVLSVKGSDGSTIACKSACDAFGSAQYCCTGAYNTSKTCPPTSYSKIFKNQCPQAYSYAYDDQTSTFTCTGANYLITFCP